A genomic window from Triticum urartu cultivar G1812 chromosome 7, Tu2.1, whole genome shotgun sequence includes:
- the LOC125520592 gene encoding protein DMP2, which translates to MAAPAARSVGVAERALRGVADLIKLLPSGTVFMFQFLSPLVTNNGHCAAYNKVLSGALLALCGAFCAFSSFTDSYVGSDGRVYYGVVTRRGMRTFSADPDAGAARDLSGYRLRAGDFVHAALSLIVFATLALLDRDTVSCLYPALEAGERTMMAVLPPVVGGVASYAFMMFPNNRHGIGYQPTRATEDFEHKH; encoded by the coding sequence ATGGCGGCACCGGCGGCGAGGAGCGTGGGCGTGGCGGAGCGGGCGCTGCGCGGGGTGGCGGACCTCATCAAGCTGCTGCCGAGCGGCACGGTGTTCATGTTCCAGTTCCTCAGCCCGCTGGTCACCAACAACGGCCACTGCGCCGCCTACAACAAGGTGCTCTCCGGCGCGCTCCTCGCTCTCTGCGGCGCCTTCTGCGCCTTCTCCTCCTTCACCGACAGCTACGTCGGCTCCGACGGCAGGGTCTACTACGGCGTCGTCACGCGCCGCGGCATGCGCACCTTCTCCGCCGACCCGGACGCCGGCGCCGCCAGGGACCTCTCCGGGTACCGCCTCCGCGCCGGCGACTTCGTGCACGCGGCGCTCTCGCTCATCGTGTTCGCGACGCTGGCGCTGCTGGACAGGGACACCGTGTCCTGCCTCTACCCGGCGTTGGAGGCCGGCGAGAGGACCATGATGGCCGTGCTGCCGCCGGTCGTCGGCGGCGTCGCCAGCTACGCCTTCATGATGTTCCCCAACAACCGCCACGGCATCGGCTACCAGCCCACGCGCGCCACCGAGGACTTCGAGCACAAGCACTAG